The Streptomyces sp. 135 sequence CCCGGCGGACTCAGACGCCCGCGAAGGCGCCCTCAAGGATGTCCAGGCCCTCGTTCAGCAGGTCGTCGCCGATGACCAGCGGCGGCAGGAAGCGCAGGACGTTGCCGTACGTGCCGCAGGTCAGGACCAGCAGGCCCTCCGCGTGGCAGGCCTTGGCCAGGGCCGCGGTGGCCGCCGGGTTCGGCTCCTTCGTCGTACGGTCCTTGACCAGCTCGATGGCGATCATCGCGCCGCGGCCACGGACGTCGCCGATGATGTCGAACTTCTCGGCCATGGCGCCCAGGCGGGCCTTCATGGTGGCCTCGATGCTCTTCGCCTTGGCGTTGAGGTCGAGCTCCTTCATGGTCTCGATGGCACCGAGCGCACCGGCGCAGGCCACCGGGTTGCCGCCGTAGGTGCCGCCGAGGCCGCCCGCGTGCGGGGCGTCCATGATCTCGGCGCGGCCCGTGACGGCGGCGAGCGGCAGGCCGCCCGCGATGCCCTTGGCCGTGGTGATCAGGTCCGGGACGATGCCCTCGTCCTCACAGGCGAACCACTGGCCGGTGCGGCAGAAGCCGGACTGGATCTCGTCCGCCACGAAGACGATGCCGTTGTCGTTGGCGAACTTCACGATCTCCGGCAGGAAGCCCTTCGCGGGCTCGATGAAGCCGCCCTCGCCGAGCACCGGCTCGATGATGATCGCGGCGACGTTCTCCGCGCCGACCTGCTTGGTGATCTGGTCGATGGCCTGCTTGGCGGCCTCGGGACCGGCGTTCTCGGCACCGGTCGGCCAGCGGTAGCCGTAGGCGACCGGGACGCGGTAGACCTCGGGGGCGAACGGGCCGAAGCCGTGCTTGTACGGCATGTTCTTGGCGGTCAGCGCCATCGTGAGGTTCGTACGGCCGTGGTAGCCGTGGTCGAAGACGACGACGGCCTGGCGCTTGGTGTACGCACGGGCGATCTTGACGGCGTTCTCGACGGCCTCGGCGCCGGAGTTGAACAGCGCCGACTTCTTCTCGTGGTCGCCCGGCGTCAGCTCGGCGAGCGCCTCGGCGACGGCCACGTAACCCTCGTACGGCGTGACCATGAAGCAGGTGTGCGTGAAGTCCTGGAGCTGGGCGGAGGCCCGGCGCACCACGGCCTCGGCGGAGGCGCCGACGGACGTCACGGCGATGCCGGAACCGAAGTCGATCAGCCGGTTGCCGTCGACGTCCTCGATGATGCCGCCGCCCGCGCGGGCGGTGAAGACGGGCAGCACGGAGCCCACGCCACCGGCCACCACGGCGGTGCGGCGGGCCTGCAGCTCCTGCGACTTCGGACCGGGGATGGCGGTGACGAGGCGACGCTCCTGCGGAAGTGCGCTCATGGGGGACTCCTGGGGGTGGGGTCTTGGGTGGATCGGTGACCGCGGGACGCCGGCCGGCCACGAGGAGCGTCCGGGACGCCGTCTTCCGGGCGTATCTCTGCTTTCTTCGCAGGTTAGGGGCGGTACGGGGGCGCGGGCATGCTCCATGGGGGAGTTGTTCGGCGCGGCGGTTGTCCGTGATGGACATAGCAGGGCCCCCGGCCGGGCAGGGGCGGCCATCGATCAGGAATCGAGAAGCGCGGCGCGGCCGCCCTGCCTAGCCTCATCGTCATGGACATCACGATTCACACCACGGCCCTCCCGCACGAC is a genomic window containing:
- the gabT gene encoding 4-aminobutyrate--2-oxoglutarate transaminase, whose amino-acid sequence is MSALPQERRLVTAIPGPKSQELQARRTAVVAGGVGSVLPVFTARAGGGIIEDVDGNRLIDFGSGIAVTSVGASAEAVVRRASAQLQDFTHTCFMVTPYEGYVAVAEALAELTPGDHEKKSALFNSGAEAVENAVKIARAYTKRQAVVVFDHGYHGRTNLTMALTAKNMPYKHGFGPFAPEVYRVPVAYGYRWPTGAENAGPEAAKQAIDQITKQVGAENVAAIIIEPVLGEGGFIEPAKGFLPEIVKFANDNGIVFVADEIQSGFCRTGQWFACEDEGIVPDLITTAKGIAGGLPLAAVTGRAEIMDAPHAGGLGGTYGGNPVACAGALGAIETMKELDLNAKAKSIEATMKARLGAMAEKFDIIGDVRGRGAMIAIELVKDRTTKEPNPAATAALAKACHAEGLLVLTCGTYGNVLRFLPPLVIGDDLLNEGLDILEGAFAGV